From a single Sinomonas atrocyanea genomic region:
- the ribH gene encoding 6,7-dimethyl-8-ribityllumazine synthase, giving the protein MSGHGAPTLSLDNPDLASLRLAVVAASWHTQIMDGLVDGALRAAAEAGITDPTLVRVPGSFELPVAAARLAETHDAVVALGVVIRGGTPHFEYVCEAATVGLTDVSVRTGVPVGFGVLTCDTEEQGIARAGLPGSSEDKGHEATTAALLTAATLRAL; this is encoded by the coding sequence ATGAGCGGCCACGGCGCCCCCACACTGTCCCTCGACAACCCCGACCTCGCCAGCCTCCGGCTCGCGGTCGTCGCTGCCAGCTGGCACACCCAGATCATGGACGGGCTCGTCGACGGCGCCCTGCGCGCCGCGGCCGAGGCGGGCATCACGGATCCCACCCTCGTGCGGGTTCCCGGAAGCTTCGAGCTCCCGGTCGCCGCGGCACGGCTCGCCGAGACGCACGACGCCGTCGTGGCCCTCGGCGTCGTGATCCGGGGCGGCACCCCGCACTTCGAGTACGTGTGCGAGGCGGCCACGGTCGGCCTGACGGACGTGAGCGTCCGCACCGGCGTCCCGGTCGGCTTCGGAGTGCTCACGTGCGACACCGAGGAGCAGGGCATCGCCCGCGCTGGCCTTCCGGGCTCGAGCGAGGACAAGGGCCACGAGGCCACGACCGCGGCGCTGCTGACCGCGGCCACGCTCCGCGCGCTCTAG
- a CDS encoding phosphoribosyl-ATP diphosphatase, which produces MKDFETLFAELSEKAEKRPAGSRTVAELESGVHGIGKKIVEEAAEVWMAAEYETDEEAAEEISQLLYHLQVLMLAKGLSLQDVYRHL; this is translated from the coding sequence GTGAAGGATTTCGAGACACTGTTCGCCGAGCTCAGCGAGAAGGCCGAGAAGCGCCCGGCCGGATCGCGCACCGTCGCCGAACTGGAGTCCGGAGTGCACGGCATCGGCAAGAAGATCGTCGAAGAGGCCGCCGAGGTGTGGATGGCCGCCGAGTACGAGACGGACGAGGAAGCCGCCGAGGAGATCTCGCAGCTGCTCTACCACCTCCAGGTGCTCATGCTGGCCAAGGGCCTGTCGCTGCAGGACGTCTACCGTCATCTGTAG
- the hisG gene encoding ATP phosphoribosyltransferase, translated as MLRVAVPNKGSLSEAASSMLAEAGYRQRREGRELVMVDPDNDIEFFFLRPRDIAVYVGHGTLDVGITGRDLLLDAEVEAEELLALGFAASTFRFAGPVGTFSSLADLEGKRIATSYDGLVRRYLGERGIAAAHVVRLDGAVESSVRLGVADAIADVVETGNTLKAAGMEVFGEPLLQSEAVLIGRPGRSLPAIDVLIRRLQGVLVARQYVLMDYDIRKDLVEKAAALTPGLESPTVSPLRDSEWVAVRSMVPKRETNRIMDELYDLGARAILVSSIHACRI; from the coding sequence ATGCTCCGTGTAGCCGTCCCGAACAAGGGATCACTGTCCGAAGCCGCCTCGTCGATGCTCGCCGAGGCCGGCTACCGCCAGCGCCGCGAAGGCCGCGAACTGGTCATGGTCGACCCCGACAACGACATCGAGTTCTTCTTCCTGCGCCCGCGGGACATCGCGGTGTACGTGGGCCATGGCACCCTCGATGTCGGCATCACCGGGCGCGACCTGCTGCTGGACGCCGAGGTGGAGGCCGAGGAGCTGCTCGCCCTCGGCTTCGCCGCCTCGACGTTCCGGTTCGCCGGCCCCGTGGGCACGTTCTCGAGCCTCGCGGACCTCGAGGGCAAGCGCATCGCCACCAGCTACGACGGCCTCGTCCGCCGCTACCTCGGTGAGCGCGGCATTGCCGCAGCCCACGTGGTCCGCCTCGACGGCGCCGTCGAGTCCTCCGTCCGCCTCGGCGTCGCCGACGCGATCGCGGATGTCGTGGAGACGGGCAACACGCTCAAGGCCGCCGGGATGGAGGTCTTCGGCGAGCCCCTGCTGCAGTCTGAGGCGGTCCTGATCGGCCGCCCGGGGCGCAGCCTGCCGGCGATCGACGTGCTCATCCGCCGCCTCCAGGGGGTCCTCGTGGCGCGCCAGTACGTGCTCATGGACTACGACATCCGCAAGGACCTCGTCGAGAAGGCCGCCGCGCTCACCCCGGGGCTCGAGTCGCCGACTGTCTCACCGCTGCGCGACTCCGAATGGGTGGCCGTCCGCTCGATGGTGCCCAAGCGCGAGACGAACCGGATCATGGACGAGCTGTACGACCTGGGCGCCCGTGCCATCCTGGTCAGCAGCATCCACGCCTGCCGCATCTAG
- the hisF gene encoding imidazole glycerol phosphate synthase subunit HisF — protein MSVAVRVIPCLDVDAGRVVKGVNFLNLRDAGDPVELAHRYDTAGADELTFLDVTASSADRQTTFDVVRRTAEEVFIPLTVGGGVRGVADVDRLLREGADKASINTAAIARPDVIDEITRHFGSQVLVLSVDARRVQGGTVTPSGFEVTTHGGRRGTGIDAVAWAKEAADRGVGEILLNSIDADGTKEGFDLELIRLIRAAVRVPIIASGGAGAPEHFPPAIAAGADAVLAASMFHFGPADMIGQVKAAIREAGYPVR, from the coding sequence ATGAGTGTTGCCGTCCGCGTCATCCCGTGCCTCGACGTCGACGCCGGCCGCGTCGTCAAGGGCGTGAACTTCCTCAACCTGCGCGACGCCGGTGACCCGGTCGAGCTCGCCCACCGCTACGACACCGCCGGCGCCGACGAGCTCACGTTCCTCGACGTCACGGCCTCCTCCGCCGACCGCCAGACGACGTTCGACGTCGTGCGGCGCACCGCGGAGGAAGTCTTCATCCCGCTCACCGTCGGGGGCGGCGTCAGGGGAGTGGCCGACGTCGACCGCCTCCTCCGCGAGGGAGCGGACAAGGCATCGATCAACACCGCGGCGATTGCCCGCCCCGACGTGATCGACGAGATCACCCGCCACTTCGGCTCCCAGGTCCTCGTGCTCTCGGTGGACGCCCGGCGCGTCCAGGGCGGCACCGTGACCCCGTCCGGCTTCGAGGTCACCACCCACGGCGGCCGGCGTGGCACGGGCATCGACGCGGTCGCCTGGGCCAAGGAGGCCGCGGACCGGGGCGTGGGGGAGATCCTGCTGAACTCGATCGACGCCGACGGCACCAAGGAGGGCTTCGACCTCGAGCTCATCCGCCTCATCCGGGCGGCCGTCAGGGTCCCGATCATCGCCTCCGGCGGGGCCGGCGCCCCGGAGCACTTCCCGCCGGCCATCGCCGCGGGCGCCGACGCGGTCCTGGCCGCGTCGATGTTCCACTTCGGCCCCGCGGACATGATCGGCCAGGTCAAGGCCGCGATCCGCGAGGCCGGCTACCCGGTCCGCTAG
- a CDS encoding TIGR03085 family metal-binding protein: protein MHFVDPSREVLAETLLAAGPDAPTLCEGWRTRHLAAHLYLREHSPRVALGLLLTSRARTSDLATEKLAATLSSPAPYSRLVEDFRAGPPALSPLRLAPLDEAANLAEFFVHTEDVRRATDRWAPRSLDSAYADALWDEVVRRAAFLYRGVDLGVVLVSTLGPRHVAKRAPVSVAIVGDPGELLLHAFGRRAQALVTFEGQPDAIALLDSADIGH from the coding sequence ATGCACTTCGTAGACCCGTCGCGTGAAGTCCTGGCCGAGACACTGCTCGCGGCCGGCCCCGACGCGCCCACGCTCTGCGAGGGCTGGAGGACGCGCCACCTCGCCGCCCACCTGTACCTGCGGGAGCACAGCCCCCGCGTGGCCCTGGGCCTGCTCCTGACCTCCCGGGCCAGGACCTCCGACCTGGCCACGGAGAAGCTGGCCGCCACCCTGTCCTCCCCGGCCCCCTACTCCCGCCTGGTCGAGGACTTCCGCGCCGGCCCCCCGGCCCTCTCGCCGCTGCGCCTCGCACCGCTCGACGAGGCCGCCAACCTCGCCGAGTTCTTCGTGCACACCGAGGACGTGCGCCGCGCCACGGACCGCTGGGCGCCCCGTTCGCTCGACAGCGCGTACGCCGACGCGCTCTGGGACGAGGTGGTCCGGCGCGCCGCGTTCCTCTACCGCGGCGTCGACCTCGGGGTCGTGCTCGTGAGCACCCTGGGGCCGCGGCACGTGGCCAAGCGTGCCCCCGTCTCCGTCGCGATCGTCGGCGACCCCGGCGAGCTGCTGCTGCACGCCTTCGGGCGCCGCGCCCAGGCCCTGGTGACCTTCGAGGGCCAGCCGGACGCGATCGCGCTGCTGGACAGCGCCGACATCGGCCACTGA
- the hisI gene encoding phosphoribosyl-AMP cyclohydrolase, whose product MSEEKPLPADAPASALPAAVAARLKRDDAGLVAAVIQQHDTHEVLMVGWMDDEALHRTLTSGRVTFWSRSRQEYWRKGDTSGHVQWVKSVDLDCDGDALLVRVDQVGAACHTGTRTCFDGRRLDAVVGPAA is encoded by the coding sequence ATGTCTGAAGAGAAGCCCCTGCCCGCCGACGCCCCTGCCAGCGCGCTTCCCGCGGCCGTCGCCGCCCGCCTGAAGAGGGACGACGCCGGCCTGGTCGCCGCCGTCATCCAGCAGCACGACACGCACGAGGTGCTCATGGTCGGCTGGATGGACGACGAGGCCCTGCACCGCACCCTCACCTCCGGCCGCGTGACCTTCTGGTCCCGTTCCCGGCAGGAATACTGGCGCAAGGGCGACACGTCCGGGCACGTCCAGTGGGTCAAGTCGGTCGACCTCGACTGCGACGGCGACGCACTCCTCGTCCGCGTCGACCAGGTGGGGGCGGCCTGCCACACGGGCACCCGCACCTGCTTCGACGGGCGGCGGCTCGACGCCGTCGTCGGCCCCGCCGCCTGA
- a CDS encoding anthranilate synthase component I, producing the protein MNDLGVISPTLEEFRAVAAHRRVVPVHLRVLADAETPISLYRKLAAGRPGTFLLESASVGGSWSRYSFIGAASRATLTSRGGQAHWIGEPPVGVPTTGNPLEALRETVAALQTERFEGLPPLTSGMVGFVGWEAVRRWERLVSPPEDDLDLPELAMNLVTDLVAHDNVDGTLTIVANAINFDNSDERVDEAWHDAVARLRRMLAALAEPAAPALSILGPNGDYQDKVIHQWAEQGYLDAIERGKRAIYDGEVFQVVISRRFELECDADPLDVYRVLRATNPSPYMYLLSLEDAEGREYSIVGSSPEALVTVTGEQVVTHPIAGSRPRGATVEADKALAEELLADEKERAEHLMLVDLARNDLSKVCRPGTVEVSEFMEVERFSHIMHLVSTVDGKLRPDASAYDVLAATFPAGTLSGAPKPRALRLLDEVEPVRRGVYGGVVGYFDFAGDLDMAIAIRTALLRGGRAYVQSGGGIVADSDPAAEAQESVNKAAAPLRAVHTASALRPAQTAAGVPDARQASAAAAQAGAARG; encoded by the coding sequence ATGAACGACCTCGGAGTGATCAGCCCCACGCTCGAAGAGTTCCGCGCCGTGGCGGCCCACCGCAGGGTGGTGCCCGTCCACCTGCGCGTCCTCGCCGACGCGGAGACCCCCATCAGCCTCTACCGCAAGCTCGCAGCCGGGCGTCCCGGGACGTTCCTGCTCGAGTCGGCGTCGGTGGGCGGCTCGTGGTCGCGCTACTCCTTCATCGGGGCGGCATCCCGGGCCACCCTCACGAGCCGGGGCGGCCAGGCGCACTGGATCGGTGAGCCCCCGGTCGGGGTCCCGACCACGGGGAATCCGCTCGAGGCCCTGCGCGAGACGGTCGCCGCGCTGCAGACCGAGCGCTTCGAGGGCCTGCCTCCGCTGACCTCCGGCATGGTCGGCTTCGTCGGCTGGGAGGCCGTGCGCCGCTGGGAGCGGCTCGTCTCCCCGCCCGAGGACGATCTCGACCTTCCCGAGCTCGCCATGAACCTCGTGACCGACCTCGTCGCGCACGACAACGTCGACGGGACCCTGACGATCGTGGCCAACGCGATCAACTTCGACAACAGCGACGAGCGCGTGGACGAGGCGTGGCACGACGCCGTCGCCCGGCTGCGGCGGATGCTCGCCGCCCTCGCCGAGCCGGCCGCTCCGGCCCTGAGCATCCTCGGCCCCAACGGCGACTACCAGGACAAGGTCATCCACCAGTGGGCCGAGCAGGGCTACCTGGACGCGATCGAGCGCGGCAAGCGGGCCATCTACGACGGCGAGGTCTTCCAGGTCGTCATCTCGCGCCGGTTCGAGCTCGAGTGCGACGCGGATCCCCTGGACGTCTACCGCGTGCTGCGCGCCACGAACCCGAGCCCGTACATGTACCTGCTCAGCCTCGAGGACGCCGAGGGTCGGGAGTACTCGATCGTCGGATCCTCGCCCGAGGCGCTCGTGACCGTCACGGGGGAGCAGGTCGTCACCCACCCGATCGCGGGATCCCGACCGCGCGGCGCCACGGTGGAGGCGGACAAGGCCCTCGCCGAGGAACTGCTCGCCGACGAGAAGGAGCGCGCCGAGCATCTCATGCTCGTCGACCTCGCGCGCAACGACCTCTCGAAGGTGTGCCGACCGGGGACCGTCGAGGTCAGCGAGTTCATGGAGGTCGAGCGGTTCAGCCACATCATGCACCTCGTCTCGACCGTGGACGGCAAGCTCCGCCCGGACGCCAGCGCGTACGACGTGCTGGCGGCGACCTTCCCTGCGGGAACCCTCTCCGGGGCGCCCAAGCCCCGCGCCCTGCGGCTCCTCGATGAGGTCGAGCCGGTGCGCCGCGGCGTCTACGGAGGGGTCGTGGGGTACTTCGACTTCGCGGGCGATCTGGACATGGCCATCGCGATCCGCACCGCGCTGCTGCGCGGCGGCCGGGCCTACGTGCAGTCCGGCGGCGGGATCGTGGCCGACTCCGACCCCGCCGCCGAGGCCCAGGAATCGGTGAACAAGGCGGCCGCCCCGCTGCGCGCCGTCCACACCGCCTCAGCCCTGCGCCCCGCCCAGACGGCGGCCGGCGTCCCGGACGCCCGCCAGGCCTCCGCAGCGGCCGCCCAGGCGGGTGCCGCCCGTGGCTGA
- a CDS encoding Trp biosynthesis-associated membrane protein gives MVVVALAFALLAFGATTQTWVDAEVQGSAVRTAHLSVQGSKAATSVSALALVGLAGTLAAAVAGRVGRAVASVVVVLAGVGVAAACAAVLADPRGAAEGSIAQATGLAGSQASVALTPYPALAAAAGTLLALSGVLLIVASRHWALRTRYDAGRAAAAGTAPDAGGAGAGQAGTDGEGPAGAVDGIDGWDSLSRGEDPTG, from the coding sequence GTGGTCGTCGTGGCACTCGCCTTCGCGCTCCTCGCCTTCGGCGCGACCACCCAGACGTGGGTCGACGCCGAGGTGCAGGGCTCGGCGGTGCGCACCGCACACCTGAGCGTGCAGGGAAGCAAGGCGGCGACGTCGGTGTCCGCCCTGGCCCTCGTGGGCCTCGCGGGAACGCTCGCGGCCGCCGTTGCGGGGCGGGTCGGCCGCGCGGTGGCGAGCGTCGTCGTGGTGCTCGCGGGGGTGGGCGTCGCCGCGGCCTGCGCTGCGGTCCTCGCCGATCCGCGGGGCGCCGCCGAGGGCTCGATCGCCCAGGCCACGGGCCTGGCCGGGTCCCAGGCCTCCGTGGCGCTCACCCCGTACCCGGCCCTCGCCGCGGCCGCCGGGACGCTCCTGGCGCTGTCCGGGGTGCTGCTCATCGTCGCGTCCCGCCACTGGGCGCTGCGCACACGGTACGACGCCGGCCGGGCCGCCGCCGCGGGCACCGCGCCAGACGCCGGCGGCGCGGGCGCGGGACAGGCCGGGACCGACGGCGAAGGGCCGGCCGGAGCCGTCGACGGCATCGACGGATGGGACAGCCTCTCGCGCGGCGAGGACCCGACCGGCTGA
- a CDS encoding HGxxPAAW family protein yields MSNTHSSQARANEATPSEDLGHGNSPAAWTCVFVMMIGSIISCIGFVIASNPVFWGGVVVIAIGLIVGWAMRKAGYGVGGSKLKNQH; encoded by the coding sequence ATGAGCAACACGCACAGTTCGCAGGCCCGCGCCAACGAGGCCACGCCCAGCGAGGATCTCGGGCACGGCAACAGCCCCGCGGCCTGGACGTGCGTCTTCGTCATGATGATCGGGTCGATCATCTCGTGCATCGGCTTCGTCATCGCGAGCAACCCGGTGTTCTGGGGCGGCGTCGTGGTCATCGCGATCGGCCTCATCGTCGGCTGGGCCATGCGCAAGGCGGGCTACGGGGTCGGCGGCAGCAAGCTCAAGAACCAGCACTGA
- the trpC gene encoding indole-3-glycerol phosphate synthase TrpC, which translates to MPTVLDDIIVGVREDLAERVRQVPGAQIEAAAAARPAALDAWAALGGGLPPGELRVIAEVKRKSPSKGALAEIADPAALAAQYEHGGASVISVLTEQRRFNGSLADLDAVRAAVTIPVLRKDFTVDEYQVHEARAHGADLVLLIVAALDDARLRGLLELTHDLGMNALVETHTEEEIDRAAAVGARIVGVNVRNLKTLDVDRAVFGRLAGRLPEGAIAVAESGVQGPEDIAYYAGLGAGAVLVGEALVTHGDPLTRIRDFKRAGAEAIAGRHAAQQETAH; encoded by the coding sequence ATGCCCACGGTCCTCGACGACATCATCGTCGGCGTCCGCGAGGACCTCGCCGAGCGGGTCCGGCAGGTCCCGGGCGCGCAGATCGAGGCGGCCGCCGCCGCGCGCCCTGCGGCGCTCGACGCGTGGGCCGCGCTCGGCGGCGGGCTGCCGCCGGGGGAGCTGCGCGTCATCGCCGAGGTGAAGCGCAAGAGCCCGTCCAAGGGCGCCCTCGCGGAGATCGCCGACCCTGCGGCCCTCGCGGCCCAGTACGAGCACGGCGGCGCCTCGGTGATCAGCGTCCTGACCGAGCAGCGCCGTTTCAACGGCAGCCTCGCCGACCTCGACGCAGTCCGGGCCGCAGTCACGATCCCCGTGCTCCGCAAGGACTTCACGGTCGACGAGTACCAGGTCCACGAGGCCCGCGCCCACGGGGCCGACCTCGTGCTCCTCATCGTCGCGGCGCTCGACGACGCGCGGCTGCGCGGCCTGCTCGAGCTCACCCATGACCTCGGCATGAATGCCCTCGTGGAGACGCACACCGAAGAGGAGATCGACCGCGCGGCGGCCGTGGGCGCCCGCATCGTGGGCGTCAACGTCCGCAACCTCAAGACCCTCGACGTCGACCGGGCCGTCTTCGGACGGCTCGCCGGCCGGCTCCCGGAGGGCGCGATCGCGGTCGCCGAGTCCGGGGTGCAGGGTCCGGAGGACATCGCGTACTACGCCGGCCTGGGCGCCGGGGCCGTGCTCGTGGGCGAGGCCCTCGTGACGCACGGCGACCCCCTGACGCGGATCCGGGACTTCAAGCGGGCCGGGGCGGAGGCCATCGCCGGACGCCACGCGGCGCAGCAGGAGACAGCGCACTAG
- the trpB gene encoding tryptophan synthase subunit beta has product MPAGSPGSGDHTTSTGAEAAVAEEFLSGSLRHAPGPYFGSYGGRWMPESLIAALDELDDTFEKAKADPEFLAQIADLNRNYSGRPSLLTEAKRFSEHAGGVRIFLKREDLNHTGSHKINNVLGQALLAKRMGKTRLIAETGAGQHGVASATAAALLGMECVVYMGAEDCRRQALNVARMQLLGAEVVPVTNGSQTLKDAINDALRDWVANVQTTHYLLGTAAGAHPFPAMVRFFHEVIGEEAREQILAQTGRLPDAVCACVGGGSNAIGIFHGFLDDPSVRLYGLEAGGRGVQTGHHAATITLGRPGVLHGARTYLMQDEDGQTVESESISAGLDYPGVGPEHSYLHDIGRVTYEPITDAEAMDAFRLLCRTEGIIPAIESSHALAGAIKVGQRLAEEGGDPHERIVIVNLSGRGDKDVQTAAEWFGMLDENGQVKGTTLSTRRPKGTVGHAGEDAVGDTDDQDETEEGIA; this is encoded by the coding sequence ATGCCAGCAGGCAGCCCCGGCAGCGGGGACCACACGACGAGTACCGGGGCCGAGGCGGCCGTGGCAGAGGAATTCCTCTCCGGCAGCCTGCGCCACGCCCCGGGGCCGTACTTCGGATCCTACGGCGGCCGATGGATGCCCGAATCGCTCATCGCCGCGCTCGACGAGCTGGACGACACGTTCGAGAAGGCGAAGGCGGACCCGGAGTTCCTGGCCCAGATCGCCGACCTGAACCGCAACTACTCGGGCCGCCCGTCGCTCCTGACGGAGGCCAAGCGGTTCTCCGAGCACGCCGGTGGGGTCCGGATCTTCCTCAAGCGGGAGGACCTGAACCACACCGGCTCGCACAAGATCAACAACGTCCTCGGGCAGGCCCTCCTGGCCAAGCGCATGGGCAAGACCCGCCTCATCGCCGAGACGGGCGCCGGCCAGCACGGCGTTGCGAGCGCCACCGCGGCGGCCCTGCTGGGCATGGAGTGCGTCGTGTACATGGGCGCAGAGGACTGCCGGCGCCAGGCCCTCAATGTGGCCAGGATGCAGCTCCTGGGTGCCGAGGTCGTGCCCGTCACGAACGGCTCGCAGACGCTCAAGGACGCCATCAATGACGCCCTGCGCGACTGGGTGGCCAACGTCCAGACCACCCACTACCTCCTCGGCACCGCCGCGGGCGCCCACCCGTTCCCGGCCATGGTGCGCTTCTTCCACGAGGTGATCGGCGAGGAGGCCCGCGAGCAGATCCTCGCGCAGACCGGACGGCTCCCGGACGCCGTCTGCGCGTGCGTGGGTGGCGGATCGAACGCGATCGGCATCTTCCATGGGTTCCTCGATGACCCCTCGGTGAGGCTGTACGGCCTCGAGGCCGGCGGCCGCGGCGTCCAGACCGGACACCACGCGGCCACCATCACGCTCGGCCGCCCGGGCGTGCTCCACGGCGCCCGCACCTACCTCATGCAGGACGAGGACGGCCAGACGGTCGAGTCGGAATCGATCTCGGCGGGCCTCGACTACCCCGGTGTCGGCCCCGAGCACTCCTACCTGCACGACATCGGACGGGTCACCTACGAGCCGATCACTGACGCCGAGGCGATGGACGCCTTCAGGCTCCTGTGCCGCACCGAGGGCATCATCCCCGCGATCGAGTCCTCCCACGCCCTCGCGGGGGCCATCAAGGTCGGACAGCGCCTGGCCGAGGAAGGCGGCGACCCGCACGAGCGGATCGTGATCGTCAACCTGTCCGGCCGCGGCGACAAGGACGTGCAGACGGCCGCCGAGTGGTTCGGCATGCTCGACGAGAACGGGCAGGTCAAGGGCACCACCCTGTCGACGCGTCGGCCCAAGGGGACCGTCGGGCACGCAGGAGAGGACGCCGTCGGCGACACCGACGACCAGGACGAGACCGAGGAGGGCATCGCGTGA
- the trpA gene encoding tryptophan synthase subunit alpha produces the protein MSKVADAIDKAKAEGRAALVGYLPAGYPTVQGSIDAAIALARNGADIIEIGIPYSDPVMDGSVIQAATTEALANGFHVSSVFEVVKAVTDATADLGTAVLVMTYWNPVMRLGVAEFARRLAEAGGSGLITPDLVPDEAAEWFEASDEYGLDRVFLVAPSTSPERMAKTVAATRGFTYAVSLMGVTGARTAVDSAARAVVDAARAAGAPRVCVGLGVSTAEHVREIGAYADGVIVGTAIVSALREGGPDAVGRLAAELSQGLARTPAQA, from the coding sequence GTGAGCAAGGTCGCCGACGCCATCGACAAGGCCAAGGCCGAGGGCCGCGCCGCGCTCGTCGGGTACCTCCCCGCCGGGTATCCGACCGTCCAGGGGAGCATCGACGCGGCGATCGCCCTCGCCCGCAACGGCGCGGACATCATCGAGATCGGCATCCCCTACTCGGATCCGGTCATGGACGGCAGCGTGATCCAGGCCGCCACCACCGAGGCGCTCGCCAATGGCTTCCACGTGTCCAGTGTCTTCGAGGTCGTGAAGGCCGTCACCGACGCCACCGCGGACCTGGGGACCGCCGTCCTCGTGATGACCTACTGGAACCCGGTCATGCGCCTGGGCGTCGCCGAGTTCGCCCGCCGGCTGGCCGAGGCCGGGGGATCTGGCCTCATCACGCCCGACCTCGTCCCCGACGAGGCCGCCGAGTGGTTCGAGGCCTCCGACGAGTACGGCCTCGACCGGGTCTTCCTCGTGGCGCCGTCCACGAGCCCCGAGCGCATGGCCAAGACCGTCGCCGCAACGCGCGGCTTCACCTACGCCGTCTCCCTCATGGGAGTCACGGGTGCCCGCACCGCCGTCGACTCGGCCGCGCGCGCCGTGGTCGACGCGGCCCGGGCCGCCGGGGCTCCCCGGGTGTGCGTCGGCCTGGGCGTCTCCACCGCGGAGCACGTGCGGGAGATCGGCGCGTACGCCGACGGCGTCATCGTCGGCACCGCGATCGTCAGCGCCCTGCGCGAGGGCGGCCCGGACGCCGTCGGCCGCCTCGCCGCAGAACTGAGCCAAGGCCTGGCCCGCACCCCGGCCCAGGCCTGA